A region from the Panicum hallii strain FIL2 chromosome 1, PHallii_v3.1, whole genome shotgun sequence genome encodes:
- the LOC112877011 gene encoding terpene synthase 2, chloroplastic-like isoform X2, with product MAATPARTFSMPSVEPLLLSASPAATRNDQRGRSHGGSIRPSVAVSETLLPSDFDLQEGLTSMQKILQQRRSSGREMMATVDNLKRLCIDHYFEEEIESAMGACMDLLHSDDLFDATLAFRLVREAGHDVSPDDVLRRFTDDTGEFKLALSKDIRGLLSLHDMSHLDMGGEASLHKAKEFSSKHLASAIRYLEPGLARYVRQSLDHPYHLSLMQYKARHHLSYLQSLPTRDTAMEGLAVAEFQLSKQLHQEEIQEVKRWWTDLGLSDEIPVVRDQVLKWYMWAMTSLQGSSFSRYRIEITKIIALVYVVDDIFDLVGTPEELSLFTQAIRMWNTAAADSLPSGMRPCYKAIYTTTNEIADMVEEEHGFNPVNHLRNAWAVLFDGFMVEARWLATDQAPTAEDYLRNGAVTSGVPLTFAHIFSMLGYDKSNEAAANLADDHIPSVISCPAKILRLWDDMGSAEDEAQEGLDGSYRDFYLMENPSCTPGDAEAHMRRLIAREWEELNRECFSRRTFSSRLTQACLNAARMVSVMYSYDKEQRLLVLEDYATMLLL from the exons ATGGCTGCGACACCTGCACGCACCTTCTCCATGCCCTCCGTGGAGCCTCTTCTCCTTTCAGCTTCGCCGGCGGCAACCAGAAACGACCAGCGAGGCCGCTCCCATGGCGGTTCCATCCGCCCTTCAGTGGCGGTGTCCGAAACGCTGCTGCCCAGTGATTTTGATCTCCAG GAGGGCCTGACGAGCATGCAAAAGATTCTGCAGCAACGCCGGAGCAGCGGCCGGGAGATGATGGCCACCGTCGACAACCTCAAGCGCCTCTGCATCGACCACTACTTCGAGGAAGAGATCGAGAGCGCCATGGGCGCGTGCATGGACCTCCTCCACAGCGATGATCTCTTCGATGCAACGCTTGCATTCAGGCTCGTCAGAGAGGCCGGCCATGATGTTTCACCAG ATGATGTTCTACGGAGGTTCACTGACGACACCGGTGAGTTCAAGCTTGCTCTTAGCAAGGACATCAGAGGGCTCCTGAGCCTCCACGACATGTCACACCTGGACATGGGAGGAGAGGCATCACTCCACAAGGCAAAGGAGTTCTCAAGCAAGCACCTCGCATCTGCCATCAGGTACCTGGAGCCAGGCCTGGCAAGGTACGTGAGGCAGTCCCTGGACCACCCCTACCACCTGAGCCTGATGCAGTACAAGGCCAGGCACCACCTCAGCTACCTGCAGAGCCTACCCACTAGGGACACTGCAATGGAGGGGCTAGCAGTTGCAGAGTTCCAGCTCAGCAAGCAGCTGCATCAGGAAGAAATACAGGAGGTTAAAAG ATGGTGGACGGATCTTGGATTGTCTGATGAGATACCAGTGGTGCGGGACCAGGTGCTCAAGTGGTACATGTGGGCCATGACAAGCCTCCAGGGATCTTCCTTCTCCAGATACCGGATTGAGATCACAAAGATAATCGCACTCGTCTATGTTGTGGATGACATATTTGACCTTGTTGGCACACCAGAGGAGCTCTCTCTCTTCACCCAGGCAATCAGAAT GTGGAACACTGCGGCTGCTGATTCACTCCCCAGCGGCATGAGACCATGCTACAAGGCTATTTACACCACTACGAATGAGATCGCTGATATGGTCGAAGAGGAGCATGGATTCAACCCTGTCAATCATCTCAGGAACGCA TGGGCGGTGCTGTTTGATGGGTTCATGGTTGAGGCAAGATGGCTGGCAACCGATCAGGCTCCTACCGCAGAGGACTACCTGAGAAATGGTGCTGTCACCTCAGGAGTGCCACTTACTTTTGCACACATATTCTCCATGCTAGGGTATGACAAAAGTAACGAAGCTGCAGCAAACCTCGCTGATGACCACATCCCTTCCGTCATCTCTTGCCCGGCTAAGATCCTCAGACTTTGGGATGACATGGGCAGTGCCGAG GATGAGGCTCAGGAAGGACTGGACGGATCCTACAGGGATTTCTACCTGATGGAGAACCCTAGCTGCACCCCCGGGGACGCGGAAGCACACATGCGGAGGCTGATCGCGAGGGAGTGGGAGGAGCTCAACAGGGAGTGCTTCTCCAGGAGGACCTTCTCCTCTAGGCTCACGCAGGCTTGCTTGAACGCCGCCAGGATGGTCAGCGTCATGTACTCGTACGACAAGGAGCAGAGGCTCCTTGTACTGGAGGACTACGCGACGATGCTGCTGCTTTGA
- the LOC112877011 gene encoding terpene synthase 2, chloroplastic-like isoform X1 produces the protein MAATPARTFSMPSVEPLLLSASPAATRNDQRGRSHGGSIRPSVAVSETLLPSDFDLQEGLTSMQKILQQRRSSGREMMATVDNLKRLCIDHYFEEEIESAMGACMDLLHSDDLFDATLAFRLVREAGHDVSPADDVLRRFTDDTGEFKLALSKDIRGLLSLHDMSHLDMGGEASLHKAKEFSSKHLASAIRYLEPGLARYVRQSLDHPYHLSLMQYKARHHLSYLQSLPTRDTAMEGLAVAEFQLSKQLHQEEIQEVKRWWTDLGLSDEIPVVRDQVLKWYMWAMTSLQGSSFSRYRIEITKIIALVYVVDDIFDLVGTPEELSLFTQAIRMWNTAAADSLPSGMRPCYKAIYTTTNEIADMVEEEHGFNPVNHLRNAWAVLFDGFMVEARWLATDQAPTAEDYLRNGAVTSGVPLTFAHIFSMLGYDKSNEAAANLADDHIPSVISCPAKILRLWDDMGSAEDEAQEGLDGSYRDFYLMENPSCTPGDAEAHMRRLIAREWEELNRECFSRRTFSSRLTQACLNAARMVSVMYSYDKEQRLLVLEDYATMLLL, from the exons ATGGCTGCGACACCTGCACGCACCTTCTCCATGCCCTCCGTGGAGCCTCTTCTCCTTTCAGCTTCGCCGGCGGCAACCAGAAACGACCAGCGAGGCCGCTCCCATGGCGGTTCCATCCGCCCTTCAGTGGCGGTGTCCGAAACGCTGCTGCCCAGTGATTTTGATCTCCAG GAGGGCCTGACGAGCATGCAAAAGATTCTGCAGCAACGCCGGAGCAGCGGCCGGGAGATGATGGCCACCGTCGACAACCTCAAGCGCCTCTGCATCGACCACTACTTCGAGGAAGAGATCGAGAGCGCCATGGGCGCGTGCATGGACCTCCTCCACAGCGATGATCTCTTCGATGCAACGCTTGCATTCAGGCTCGTCAGAGAGGCCGGCCATGATGTTTCACCAG CAGATGATGTTCTACGGAGGTTCACTGACGACACCGGTGAGTTCAAGCTTGCTCTTAGCAAGGACATCAGAGGGCTCCTGAGCCTCCACGACATGTCACACCTGGACATGGGAGGAGAGGCATCACTCCACAAGGCAAAGGAGTTCTCAAGCAAGCACCTCGCATCTGCCATCAGGTACCTGGAGCCAGGCCTGGCAAGGTACGTGAGGCAGTCCCTGGACCACCCCTACCACCTGAGCCTGATGCAGTACAAGGCCAGGCACCACCTCAGCTACCTGCAGAGCCTACCCACTAGGGACACTGCAATGGAGGGGCTAGCAGTTGCAGAGTTCCAGCTCAGCAAGCAGCTGCATCAGGAAGAAATACAGGAGGTTAAAAG ATGGTGGACGGATCTTGGATTGTCTGATGAGATACCAGTGGTGCGGGACCAGGTGCTCAAGTGGTACATGTGGGCCATGACAAGCCTCCAGGGATCTTCCTTCTCCAGATACCGGATTGAGATCACAAAGATAATCGCACTCGTCTATGTTGTGGATGACATATTTGACCTTGTTGGCACACCAGAGGAGCTCTCTCTCTTCACCCAGGCAATCAGAAT GTGGAACACTGCGGCTGCTGATTCACTCCCCAGCGGCATGAGACCATGCTACAAGGCTATTTACACCACTACGAATGAGATCGCTGATATGGTCGAAGAGGAGCATGGATTCAACCCTGTCAATCATCTCAGGAACGCA TGGGCGGTGCTGTTTGATGGGTTCATGGTTGAGGCAAGATGGCTGGCAACCGATCAGGCTCCTACCGCAGAGGACTACCTGAGAAATGGTGCTGTCACCTCAGGAGTGCCACTTACTTTTGCACACATATTCTCCATGCTAGGGTATGACAAAAGTAACGAAGCTGCAGCAAACCTCGCTGATGACCACATCCCTTCCGTCATCTCTTGCCCGGCTAAGATCCTCAGACTTTGGGATGACATGGGCAGTGCCGAG GATGAGGCTCAGGAAGGACTGGACGGATCCTACAGGGATTTCTACCTGATGGAGAACCCTAGCTGCACCCCCGGGGACGCGGAAGCACACATGCGGAGGCTGATCGCGAGGGAGTGGGAGGAGCTCAACAGGGAGTGCTTCTCCAGGAGGACCTTCTCCTCTAGGCTCACGCAGGCTTGCTTGAACGCCGCCAGGATGGTCAGCGTCATGTACTCGTACGACAAGGAGCAGAGGCTCCTTGTACTGGAGGACTACGCGACGATGCTGCTGCTTTGA